Proteins from one Mus caroli chromosome 3, CAROLI_EIJ_v1.1, whole genome shotgun sequence genomic window:
- the Rptn gene encoding repetin produces the protein MPQLLNSILNVSKVFQDYAEYHGVGASLSKKELKQLLLTEFGDILRRPNDPETVETILEHLDRDRNGYVDFHEYLLLVFQLVQACHHKLDGKFHGSRTSSEREHDQEGTRSHKFSKSAGRQHRQRYEGERRNSHHNQSEGQHQNVQHDQAQRQDKDSERHDTDPHCGQSETFHGDSHYGHSERQDTDYSSDQSESDNESSSSNQRLGYKSSHEQPKGQGYVFALSQSKKPEQTFHYGQSKTSGQQSSHGQSGRFRKDSYSSQTSQQESDSYEQYGSQHQKSGNSQTERQGQNSQYGQTNKKGHSSYHEQTEGQGQSFHYGQKGRQGQSFQQGQKGRQDQSKGRQDQSPHRGQKGRQDQSSHQGQKGRQDQSSHQGQDQNSHWHRTDRQGQSFHFDQAGREVQGSHQGQTDRQSQSSHCGQSEIGKTENQGQNRHSLGTDRTRRDSYVEQSGRSGKLSQQNSREEVSQTQSQRSHDRREQQIQQQTWKPKEDNQHKLLAQVHQEPYSHEEYDWQSQSSEQDHCGEEEYQDWDRDSIEDQENLYEMQNWQTHEEEQSHQTSDRQTHVDKQNQQRQHRQTHEENHDHQHGRHHEDEHNHRRKDHHQQRERQTHEENEKYQGGQDQSRSFPNREKSHMSEDDQCEGPQGRHFHPTHGGGKSQRREKSGNHPTKPANYSSPLYDYVQEQAAYQY, from the exons ATGCCTCAACTTCTTAACAGCATTCTCAATGTAAGCAAGGTTTTCCAGGACTATGCTGAATATCATGGGGTAGGCGCTTCACTGAGCAAGAAGGAGTTGAAGCAGCTGCTCCTCACTGAGTTTGGAGACATCCTTCGG aGACCAAACGATCCAGAAACTGTGGAAACCATTCTGGAACACTTGGACCGAGACAGAAATGGATATGTTGATTTTCATGAATACCTCTTGCTGGTATTCCAATTGGTACAAGCCTGCCATCATAAGCTAGATGGTAAGTTCCATGGATCTAGAACCTCCTCCGAGAGAGAACATGATCAGGAAGGAACACGGAGCCATAAATTTTCAAAAAGCGCAGGCAGACAACATAGGCAGAGGTATGAAGGAGAACGCCGGAACTCTCACCACAATCAGTCTGAAGGACAACATCAAAATGTCCAACATGATCAGGCCCAGAGACAAGATAAGGACTCTGAGAGACATGATACCGATCCTCACTGTGGTCAGTCAGAGACATTCCATGGGGACTCCCACTATGGCCATTCTGAGAGACAAGACACAGATTATAGCTCAGATCAGTCTGAGTCAGACAATGAATCTTCTAGTTCTAATCAAAGACTGGGTTATAAATCTAGTCATGAACAGCCCAAAGGTCAAGGATATGTCTTTGCCTTAAGTCAGTCTAAGAAGCCTGAGCAGACTTTTCATTATGGCCAGTCTAAAACATCTGGACAACAAAGCAGTCATGGTCAGTCTGGAAGATTCCGAAAAGATTCTTATTCTAGTCAAACCAGTCAACAAGAATCAGATTCTTATGAACAATATGGAAGTCAGCATCAGAAATCAGGCAAcagtcagacagagagacaaggccAGAATTCTCAGTATggccagacaaacaaaaaaggacaTAGTTCATACCATGAGCAGACAGAGGGACAAGGTCAGAGTTTCCATTATGGCCAGAAAGGCAGACAAGGTCAGAGTTTCCAACAAGGTCAGAAAGGTAGACAAGACCAGAGT AAAGGCAGGCAAGACCAGAGTCCTCACCGGGGTCAGAAAGGCAGGCAAGACCAGAGTTCTCACCAGGGTCAGAAAGGCAGACAAGACCAGAGTTCTCACCAGGGTCAAGACCAGAATTCACACTGGCAtcggacagacagacaaggacagAGTTTTCATTTTGATCAGGCAGGCAGAGAAGTCCAGGGTTCTCACCagggtcagacagacagacaaagccaGAGTTCTCACTGTGGTCAGTCAGAGATTGGAAAAACTGAAAATCAAGGGCAAAACAGGCACTCTCTAGGGACTGATAGAACAAGAAGAGACTCATATGTTGAACAATCTGGAAGGTCAGGAAAACTAAGTCAGCAGAATTCAAGAGAAGAAGTGAGTCAAACCCAGAGTCAGAGATCCCATGATAGAAGGGAGCAGCAAATCCAGCAGCAGACATGGAAGCCTAAAGAGGACAACCAACACAAACTCTTAGCTCAGGTACATCAAGAGCCATACTCCCATGAAGAGTATGATTGGCAATCACAGAGCAGCGAGCAGGACCACTGCGGGGAGGAAGAATATCAAGACTGGGATAGAGACAGTATTGAGGATCAGGAAAATCTGTATGAGATGCAGAACTGGCAAACTCATGAAGAGGAACAAAGCCATCAAACAAGTGATAGGCAAACCCACGTAGACAAGCAGAACCAGCAGAGACAACACAGGCAAACTCATGAAGAAAATCATGATCATCAACATGGGAGGCATCATGAAGATGAGCACAATCACAGGAGAAAAGATCATCATCAACAAAGGGAGAGACAAACCcatgaagaaaatgagaagtaTCAAGGAGGCCAAGACCAATCCAGAAGCTTCCCCAACAGAGAAAAATCCCACATGAGTGAAGATGACCAGTGTGAAGGGCCCCAGGGAAGACATTTCCATCCAACTCATGGTGGTGGAAAGtcccaaagaagagaaaaatctggaAACCACCCTACCAAACCAGCCAACTATTCCAGCCCTTTGTACGACTATGTCCAAGAACAGGCAGCATATCAGTACTAG